One genomic region from Deltaproteobacteria bacterium encodes:
- a CDS encoding NADH:flavin oxidoreductase: protein MHGPGATPSPVFSPAPLGPLVLRNRLVRSAAFEGMCPDGLPSEALVAHHRQMAEGGVALTTVAYASVSPDGRTYAHQLLMQPTAVGPLRRLTEAVHLAGALASVQLGHSGDFAASKVIGRRPLGPSTRYNTYALTLARAMNDADLDRVASDFVRAARLAVEAGFDAVELQLCHGYLLSQFLSPYANHRRDRYGGSLEGRLRYPLEVVRRVREALPADKALVAKVNLRDGFAGGLELDEAVEVGRALEGAGVDALFLSGGFVSKVPMYIMRGDVPFKDMYANQTDLTKKVGLLLVGRLMVKAFPFTEAYFLDEARAMRAAVRLPLILVGGIRTLARMEAIVAEGIEFLGLARPLIMEPDLPRLLERGEARASRCVPCNRCIAVMDRGAVRCPLVSDPH from the coding sequence ATGCACGGCCCCGGTGCTACCCCTTCTCCCGTCTTCAGCCCCGCGCCCCTCGGCCCGCTCGTGCTGCGCAACCGCCTCGTCCGCTCGGCGGCCTTCGAGGGGATGTGTCCTGACGGGCTCCCCTCCGAGGCGCTCGTCGCGCACCACCGGCAGATGGCCGAGGGGGGTGTTGCGCTGACCACCGTGGCCTACGCCTCGGTCTCGCCCGACGGGCGAACGTACGCGCACCAGCTCCTCATGCAGCCCACGGCGGTCGGCCCCCTCCGGCGGCTCACCGAGGCTGTGCATCTCGCCGGCGCTTTGGCCTCGGTCCAGCTCGGGCACTCGGGGGACTTCGCGGCGTCGAAGGTGATCGGGCGGCGGCCGCTCGGGCCGTCCACGCGCTACAACACCTACGCGCTCACCCTGGCCCGGGCCATGAACGACGCTGACCTCGACCGCGTGGCCTCAGACTTCGTGCGCGCCGCGCGTCTGGCGGTGGAGGCGGGCTTCGACGCGGTGGAGCTCCAGCTCTGCCACGGCTACCTCTTGAGCCAGTTTCTCTCGCCCTACGCGAATCACCGTCGGGACCGCTACGGCGGCTCGCTCGAGGGACGCCTGCGCTACCCGCTCGAGGTGGTGCGGCGGGTGCGCGAGGCGCTACCGGCCGACAAGGCGCTCGTCGCGAAGGTGAACCTGCGTGACGGCTTCGCCGGGGGCCTCGAGCTCGACGAGGCGGTCGAGGTCGGACGCGCGCTCGAGGGCGCGGGCGTGGACGCGCTCTTCCTCTCGGGCGGGTTCGTCTCGAAGGTCCCGATGTACATCATGCGGGGCGACGTGCCCTTCAAGGACATGTACGCCAACCAGACGGACCTGACGAAGAAGGTCGGGCTCCTGCTCGTCGGGCGGCTGATGGTCAAGGCCTTCCCCTTCACCGAGGCCTATTTTCTCGACGAGGCCCGGGCGATGCGCGCGGCGGTGCGGCTCCCGCTCATCCTCGTCGGAGGCATCCGCACGCTGGCCCGCATGGAGGCCATCGTGGCCGAGGGGATCGAGTTCCTCGGCCTCGCGCGTCCGCTGATCATGGAGCCGGACTTGCCGCGCCTCCTCGAGCGTGGCGAGGCACGCGCCTCGCGCTGCGTCCCGTGTAACCGCTGCATCGCCGTGATGGATCGGGGCGCCGTGCGCTGCCCGCTCGTCTCCGACCCGCACTGA